The following proteins come from a genomic window of Chryseobacterium glaciei:
- a CDS encoding histone H1: protein MKELIEKINAEFEAFTAEANQQAEKGNKAAGTRARKSALELSKLFKDFRKVSVEESKK from the coding sequence ATGAAAGAACTAATTGAAAAAATCAACGCGGAATTTGAAGCATTCACTGCTGAAGCAAACCAACAAGCAGAAAAAGGAAACAAGGCTGCTGGAACTAGAGCTCGTAAATCAGCTTTAGAACTTAGCAAATTGTTCAAAGATTTCAGAAAAGTTTCTGTTGAGGAATCAAAAAAATAA
- a CDS encoding RDD family protein, whose translation MKISELKKRKTVRRATRNFDLEGNRIYNEFEYDLPYQTIYKGSERERLFAKVIDMLPFFLVFFFLFHKIAIISLLLSIASVIVVGAINESYFGTTLGKKILNMKVIDDEGNYPGFLKLLLRNILCLANFNPEFSECVFNTVAMGKRTATRVNFSMHLNNQICKTHIVKESTIAEIRSLLNQEQPKKNVRLLD comes from the coding sequence TTGAAAATATCTGAACTCAAAAAGCGAAAAACAGTCCGCAGAGCGACCCGAAATTTTGATTTGGAAGGTAACCGTATTTATAATGAATTTGAATATGATTTACCCTATCAAACCATTTACAAAGGAAGCGAAAGGGAGCGGTTATTTGCAAAAGTTATCGATATGCTGCCTTTCTTTCTAGTCTTCTTCTTTCTATTTCATAAAATAGCGATTATAAGTCTTTTACTTTCTATTGCATCTGTGATTGTTGTTGGTGCTATAAATGAATCTTACTTTGGTACAACACTCGGAAAGAAGATATTGAATATGAAGGTTATTGATGATGAAGGGAACTATCCTGGCTTTTTGAAATTATTATTAAGAAATATTTTATGTCTAGCCAATTTCAATCCTGAGTTTTCAGAATGCGTTTTCAATACGGTTGCTATGGGAAAACGAACTGCTACACGAGTGAATTTCAGTATGCATTTAAATAATCAAATTTGTAAAACTCATATTGTGAAAGAAAGTACAATAGCTGAAATTAGAAGTTTACTCAACCAAGAACAACCTAAAAAGAATGTGCGACTTTTAGATTAA
- a CDS encoding HAD family hydrolase: MNKKNLIFDLDGTLWDPRATIIKIWNEVLTKRQLIKRELKPEDMDQYMGLLFDDILKDIIPGISDQLVQDILLEIVKKENKVLHAHGGILYEGVVETLTNLAKKHSLFIVSNCQDGYIEAFLEYYQIHNLFTDIESHGRTKKSKAENIKLIMERNHLSIENSLYIGDTQTDYDSAKANELSFIFCEYGFGTLNIPEYKPSVSKFSDLEFCI, translated from the coding sequence TTGAACAAAAAAAATTTAATTTTCGATTTAGACGGAACACTCTGGGATCCCAGAGCCACAATCATCAAGATCTGGAATGAGGTTTTAACCAAACGTCAACTGATAAAAAGGGAATTAAAGCCCGAAGATATGGACCAATACATGGGTCTGTTATTTGACGACATTTTAAAGGATATCATTCCCGGAATTTCGGATCAACTGGTGCAGGACATTCTTTTGGAAATTGTAAAGAAAGAAAACAAGGTACTACATGCCCATGGCGGTATTCTTTATGAGGGAGTTGTGGAAACCCTAACGAATTTGGCAAAAAAACACAGTCTATTCATTGTCAGCAACTGCCAGGATGGATATATTGAAGCATTTCTAGAATACTATCAGATTCACAATCTATTTACAGACATTGAATCTCATGGTCGTACAAAAAAGTCGAAAGCTGAAAATATAAAATTGATTATGGAAAGAAATCATTTAAGTATTGAAAATTCATTATATATAGGCGATACTCAGACAGATTATGATTCTGCGAAAGCAAATGAATTATCTTTTATTTTCTGTGAATATGGTTTTGGAACATTGAATATTCCAGAGTACAAACCTTCTGTTTCAAAATTTTCAGATTTGGAATTTTGTATTTAA